GGGAGATCCCAATAACTCGGCAGAAGCTCCAACTGTTAATCCTGAAACTTTCCCCACTAGAGCATTTACAGGGTTTGGTTCGCGAGCTTTAATCAATTCATCCCCTTTTACCTCTTGTACCGCATAGCCAAGCTTAGCTTTATCTTTCTTAATGCCAAGTGCTGTTACAACTACTTCGCCCAGTATTTTAGAGTCAGCTTCTAACTGCACATTAATAACAGTATTTAAGCCAACTTTTATTGTTTTACTCATATAACCAACGAAGTTGAACTGCAACGTTTGACCTTCCTTAACAGTTAAAGAGTATTTTCCATCTATATCGGTATTGATACCACTGGGAGTACCTAAGACGGTAACTGTTACACCCGGTAAGGGTTGTTGATCTTTTTTGTCTGTTACCACTCCGGTAACCTTTTGTTGGGCAAATGCCGCAACGTTTATCAATAATGTCAATAGTGTTATTATTGACATACTGACCATGCTTTTGTAGAGTTTTTGCATTGCGTTAATGATTTTTAGGTAATATTTTTAAGCGATGCAATTGTAAATTATGTTTATTAATACTAAACCAAGGCAATGTTAAACGTTAGTGAATTGTTGTATACAAAGATTAAGCTAACGTAAATTGATGTTTTAACGTTTAAATTGACCAAAGGAAAGCACTCGACAATTCTTTTTATCTTTTACATTTGTTCTTCATAACCTTATATCATTTTGACAAAAAAATTATTTCTACTGGACGGTATGGCGTTGATTTATCGCGCCCATTTTGCTTTGAGTAAAAATCCGCGTTTTACTTCTTCAGGGCTTAATACTTCAGCAATGATGGGGTTCACTAATACATTGTTAGAAGTACTTCGGAAGGAACAACCCACACATATTGCGGTGGTGTTCGATACCGAGGCTCCTACCGATCGTCATACTGATTTTGAACATTATAAAGCACACCGAGAGGCAATGCCTGAGGATTTGTCGGCAGCCCTGCCTTATGTAAAGCGAATAATAGAGGGGTTTCATATTCCGGTTTTAACGCTTGATGGTTATGAGGCTGATGATATCATTGGTACGCTTGCCAAAAAAGCTGAAAAAGAAGGTTTCGTTACCTATATGATGACTCCTGATAAAGACTTTGCTCAATTGGTCTCTGATAAAATCTTCATTTATAAGCCTGCCCGTATGGGTAATGATATGGAGGTGATGGGTGTAAAAGAGGTTTTAGCTAAATGGGAAGTAGAGCGTGTTGATCAGGTAATAGATATTTTAGGGTTATGGGGTGATGCTGTTGACAATATTCCGGGAATTCCTGGTATTGGTGAAAAAACAGCTAAGCAATTGATCCAAAAATATGGATCAATGGAAAATATTTTTGCCAATTCACATGAGCTGAAAGGCAAGCAGAAAGAAAATGTCGAAAACTTTAAAGAACAAGGTTTATTATCGAAGAAATTGGCAACTATTTTATTGGATGTTCCTATTGACTTTAATGAGGAAGTCCTTAGAGTGGAACAGCCGAGCAAAGAACTGCTTGAGCCATTGTTTGCCGAGCTTGAATTCCGCACAATAGGTCGTCGAGTATTTGGAGAGCAGTTTGTTGTTGCTGGTGGCCAGGCGCTTCAAAATCCAAATTTGCAAACAGACTTATTTGGAAATCCTGTCGGAGCAGCTCCTGTAACTATTCAGCGTCAAGAAGTTGAAGTTGAGCAAAAGGAATCTGCCTTATCAGGTTTCAAAACTATTGCCAATACTCCTCATAAATATGAAATTGCAGATACTCCTGAGAAAAGACGAGTTCTTCTAGCTAGTCTTTCAGTTCAAAAAACGTTTGCTTTTGATACTGAAACAACAGGAACAGATGCTAATAACTCTGAATTAGTAGGCCTTTCGTTTTCCTGGAAACAAGGAGAAGGATTCTATGTCCCTATTCCTGAAAATCAACAGGAGGCTCAGGTTATTGTAAATGAATTCAAGCCGGTATTGGAAAATCCTGAAATTGAAAAGATTGGTCAGAATATTAAATACGATATCCTCATTATGAAATGGTATGGTGTTGAAGTGCAGGGGCCTTTGTTTGATACCATGCTGGCTCATTATCTAATTGATGCCGATACCAGACATAACATGGATTTTCTGTCCGAATCATACCTTAATTATTCTCCTATTTCTATTACTGAATTGATAGGGAAAAAAGGAAAGGGTCAGGATAATATGCGAAATGTTTCGGTGGAAAAGGCCGGAGAGTATGCTGCTGAAGATGCCGATATTACTTTTCAATTAAAAGAAGTTTTTGAGCCTTTACTGCCTTCGCTTAATGCCGGTAAATTGGCACTTGAGGTGGAAAATCCTTTGGTCTATGTTTTGGCTGATATGGAGAAAGAGGGAATCAGGCTTGATAAGCAAGGCTTGGCAGACTACTCCAAAGAATTAGAAAGCGATATCTCTCGCCTCGAAAAACAAATCTATGAAAAGGCTGGGTTGCGATTTAATATTGCTTCGCCTAAACAGTTGGGAGAAGTATTGTTTGAAAAGCTTCAACTTGATCCGAAAGCAAAAAAAACCAAAACAGGACAGTATCAAACCGGAGAAGATGTGTTAACTGCACTTGCCTCAAAACATGAAATGGTGCAGGATGTCCTGGATTTTCGTCAACTACAAAAACTGAAATCAACCTATGTTGATGCATTGCCGTTGATGATCAACCCTAAAACCGGGCGCGTTCATACTTCATTTAATCAGGCTGTTGCTGCCACAGGTAGGTTGAGTTCCAATAATCCTAATTTGCAGAATATCCCTATTCGTACAGAAAAAGGGCGTGAAGTTCGTAGGGCGTTTATTGCCAAAAATGATGATTATGTGCTTCTTTCTGCCGATTATTCTCAAATAGAGCTTCGTATTATTGCTGAGATCAGTAAGGATGAAGGAATGATGGATGCTTTCATTCAAGGTTATGATATTCACCGGGCAACGGCTGCGAAAGTTTATGGCGTGACACTGGATGAAGTTAATTCAGATCAACGTCGTAATGCTAAGGCTGTTAACTTTGGTATTATCTACGGACAATCGGCTTTTGGTTTGTCACAAAGTTTGGGCATTCCGCGCAAGGAGGCTTCTGAAATCATTGAACAATACTTCAATCAATACCCTGGTATTAAAAAGTACATGAGCGATATGGGGCAATTTGCACGTGAAAACGGCTATGTAGAAACTATTCTAGGAAGACGTCGATACCTGCGGGATATAAACTCTGCTAACGCCATGGTCCGTGGTTTTGCTGAACGAAATGCTATTAATGCTCCAATTCAAGGTTCGGCTGCTGATATGATTAAAGTTGCCATGATCAATATTCATAAGGAACTAAAATCAATGAAAGTGGATACCCGAATGATTCTGCAGGTGCATGACGAGTTGGTGTTTGATGTTCCTAAAACAGAGATTGAAAAAGTACGTCCGGTAATTGAAGATTTAATGAAATCAGCAATTAAAATGCAGGTGCCTATTTTAGTTGAAAGTGGAATAGGTCAAAACTGGCTTGAAGCACACTAAGGTATTTGTTGCAGAGTTTGGATACGTAATAAAAGGCTGTCTCCTATGTTTGCTTTGTCAAATGTAGGAGACAGCCTCATTTTTATATTCTTGTTGATATGCTTTAATTGTTTTCGAAAAAATAAACAATTAGCATTAAGGCACTTTCATCACTTATAGTACGCGGGTTATGGCTGATCCGGCCATTAAAGAGCATTGAATCTCCTTCGTTCAGTTCAATCACCTGGTCCGGGAAAACATATTCAACTTTCCCCTTTAAAATATATTTGTACTCAAACGCTTCTGTTTCAACCATCTGACGCTGAGCATCTTTGCTTAATTCTAATAAAACGATGTCAACAGTGGTGTTCTTTAAAGACTTGGTGAAAATGCGTTTATAGAAAAAGCCTTTAGCTAACTCCTTTTCAAATGCTTCATATTCGTTTTTGCGTTTAACTAAAATTAATGAAGTATTATTGTTTTGCCCAATACCTTTAAAAAACTGGTTCAAATCAACTTCTAAGGCTGATACAATATCAAGCAGTACCATTAATGAAGGTATTGTTCGATTGTTTTCAATCTGTGAAATAAGGCCTTTGCTTACATTGGCTTTATCAGCCAGTTCTTGCAAGGTCATGCCTCTTTCTTTACGGTAATCTCTTATTTTAGTGCTAATTTGAATCAACAAATGTTCTTCCATTAGTTTTGTTTAATATTTATAAACGAACAAAATTAACCTTCAAGTGCTAATCATTCAACTTTAAAACAAATCAATTTTGGTTTCTAGAGGATAATGATCTGATAACCGGTAGGGTTATACCTTGTATGTCTCAATATTCCAAACATGTTTCTTGGTAACAAAATAAAATAATCAATTCGTTTTTGTTGGCCATCAAAGTCGTAGGTATATGCCGAGTTGCCTGTATCCTGCCATTTATTCCTAATGACATCAAATGCGATATCGTCATGACTGATACTTAAATAACCGGCAAAAATAACTGGATTGTCAGAGCTTTGGCCTCTTTAGTTAAAGTGTTAAGAACCTCCATCGCTTTCGGTCATTTCAATAAAAGCAAAATTTAAGATGAGCCATTTTCAATTTTCTCTAACCGAAATACATATGGTTCATGTTAGTAATTAGTTCATAATCTTAAGGTTGGTGCTATTCCTAAATCTACTCAGCGCACTATTAATATCCTGCAGCGCAATGAAGTCGGCTGACAAATTTGGTGTCGTTTGTAAAGTGTAAAACTTTAAAACCTTATAAACGCTAATAAGTAAAAAACATTAACTTTACCCCTTTGTATAGTGTCAAATTGTCGGTAAAATTCAATTGGCTCGATACTTGATTTTTTATCGCAGTTAAATTTTAAGAAGAATGTTAAGTTTTTTAACGAAACTATTCGGCAGCAAGTCGGAAAGAGATATTAAAGCTTTGCTCCCAATAGTTGAGCAGATTAAGGCAGAATACTCAAAGCTTTCAAGCCTAAGTCATGATGAACTCAGGGCGAAAACCATTGAGTTTAAAAAAAGAATTGCAGACTTTTTAAGTGAAATTGATGCACAAATCGACAATCTTCAGAAAGAAGCTGAAGACTTGAGTTTGGGTGTTAATGAAAAAGTTGCCATCTATGACAGAGTTGATAAATTAAAGAAAGAACGCGATCAGCAATTGGAAATAGTGTTGATGGAAGTTCTGCCAGAAGCATTTGCCGTTGTTAAAGAAACTGCGCGTCGTTTTACCGAGAATAGTGAAGTTGAAGTAACGGCTACTCAGGCTGATAGAGAATTAGCTGCTCGTAAAAGCAATGTAATTATTAACGGCGACAAAGCTATTCACAAAAATACTTGGATTGCAGCAGGTAACGAAGTTACATGGAACATGGTACATTATGACGTTCAGTTGTTTGGAGGTACTGTATTGCACCAGGGTAAAATTTCTGAAATGGCAACCGGTGAAGGTAAAACCCTTGTTGCTACTTTGCCTGCTTATTTAAATGCACTTGCCGGCCAAGGAGTGCATATTGTAACAGTAAACGATTATCTGGCTCGTCGTGACAGTGAATGGATGGGGCCTTTATATGAGTTTCATGGTTTAACGGTTGATTGTATTGATAAACATCAGCCTAACTCAGAGGAACGTCGTAAAGCATATTTATCTGATATTACTTTTGGTACCAACAACGAATTCGGCTTTGATTATCTGCGCGATAACATGGCACGTAATCCTGATGAATTGGTTCAACGCAAACTTCACTTTGCAATGGTGGATGAGGTTGACTCAGTTTTGGTAGACGATGCCCGTACTCCATTGATTATTTCAGGTCCTATTCCTCGTGGGGATCAGCATGAGTTTTATGATCTTAAGCCACGTATTGAGCGTTTGGTAAATGCTCAAAAAAACGCGGTAAACGGCTTTTTAACTGATGCTAAAAAAATGCTGGCTGAAAATAAAGCTGACCAAGGCGGTTTGGCTTTGTTACGTGCCTTCCGTGGCTTGCCTAAAAATAAAGCCCTGATCAAGTTTTTAAGTGAGCAAGGTATTCGCCAGGTTTTACAAAAAACAGAAAACTATTACTTGCAGGATCAGCAAAAGGAAATGCCTAAAGCTGATGCTGAACTATATTTCGTTATCGACGAAAAGCATAATTCAATTGAACTTACTGAAAAAGGTATTGAAATGATTACCGCCAATGGCGAGGATCCTCATTTCTTTATTATGCCTGATGTAGGTTCTGAGATTGCTGAAATCGAAAAATCTTCGTTAAGTGACGATGAAAAAGTAGCCAAAAAAGATGAGTTGATGCGTGACTTCTCTATTAAATCGGAGCGTATTCACTCAATCAACCAATTATTAAAGGCTTATACTTTGTTCGAGAAAGATGTAGAATACATTATTGATGAAGGCAAAGTAAAAATAGTTGACGAGCAAACTGGCCGTATTATGGAAGGTCGTCGTTATTCAGACGGTTTGCACCAAGCTATTGAAGCTAAAGAAAATGTTAAGGTTGAAGATGCCACTCAAACATTTGCTACCATTACGTTGCAGAATTATTTCCGTATGTACCATAAACTGTGTGGTATGACCGGTACTGCAACGACAGAAGCTGGTGAGTTCTGGCAAATCTATAAACTTGATGTTGTTGAAGTTCCTACCAATAAAGGAATTCAACGCAAAGACCAAGAAGACCTT
Above is a window of Solitalea lacus DNA encoding:
- the secA gene encoding preprotein translocase subunit SecA → MLSFLTKLFGSKSERDIKALLPIVEQIKAEYSKLSSLSHDELRAKTIEFKKRIADFLSEIDAQIDNLQKEAEDLSLGVNEKVAIYDRVDKLKKERDQQLEIVLMEVLPEAFAVVKETARRFTENSEVEVTATQADRELAARKSNVIINGDKAIHKNTWIAAGNEVTWNMVHYDVQLFGGTVLHQGKISEMATGEGKTLVATLPAYLNALAGQGVHIVTVNDYLARRDSEWMGPLYEFHGLTVDCIDKHQPNSEERRKAYLSDITFGTNNEFGFDYLRDNMARNPDELVQRKLHFAMVDEVDSVLVDDARTPLIISGPIPRGDQHEFYDLKPRIERLVNAQKNAVNGFLTDAKKMLAENKADQGGLALLRAFRGLPKNKALIKFLSEQGIRQVLQKTENYYLQDQQKEMPKADAELYFVIDEKHNSIELTEKGIEMITANGEDPHFFIMPDVGSEIAEIEKSSLSDDEKVAKKDELMRDFSIKSERIHSINQLLKAYTLFEKDVEYIIDEGKVKIVDEQTGRIMEGRRYSDGLHQAIEAKENVKVEDATQTFATITLQNYFRMYHKLCGMTGTATTEAGEFWQIYKLDVVEVPTNKGIQRKDQEDLVYKTAREKYNAVVDEIVKLTQIGRPVLVGTTSVEISELLSRMLKLRGIKHNVLNAKLHQREAEIVAEAGQAGTVTIATNMAGRGTDIKLGPGVKEAGGLAIIGTERHESRRVDRQLRGRSGRQGDPGSSQFFVSLQDELMRLFGSERIAALMDKMGLEEGEVIQHSMITKSIERAQKKVEENHFGTRKRLLEYDDVMNSQRTVIYSKRHNALFGERLEVDIDNMIFDTVEELVQQYREDKNFEGFKLDLLRVFAYHTEMADKEFLDENTDNVVLSVYQQIADHYRRKSEFIAQNAYPVIKDVFETRGDVIENIVVPFSDGVRGVQIPVSLKKAYETNGIEVVRAFERSVLLYTIDDAWREHLREMDELKQSVQNAVYEQKDPLLVYKFESFNLFKQRISNINKEALDFLFKGTIPMGEPEEVQEAAPVQRTDLSNLQASHPEFHDNGGHLPEDLAGEISVKQHPVRVEPKIGRNDPCPCGSGKKYKNCHGAGLA
- a CDS encoding helix-turn-helix domain-containing protein, producing MEEHLLIQISTKIRDYRKERGMTLQELADKANVSKGLISQIENNRTIPSLMVLLDIVSALEVDLNQFFKGIGQNNNTSLILVKRKNEYEAFEKELAKGFFYKRIFTKSLKNTTVDIVLLELSKDAQRQMVETEAFEYKYILKGKVEYVFPDQVIELNEGDSMLFNGRISHNPRTISDESALMLIVYFFENN
- the polA gene encoding DNA polymerase I, giving the protein MALIYRAHFALSKNPRFTSSGLNTSAMMGFTNTLLEVLRKEQPTHIAVVFDTEAPTDRHTDFEHYKAHREAMPEDLSAALPYVKRIIEGFHIPVLTLDGYEADDIIGTLAKKAEKEGFVTYMMTPDKDFAQLVSDKIFIYKPARMGNDMEVMGVKEVLAKWEVERVDQVIDILGLWGDAVDNIPGIPGIGEKTAKQLIQKYGSMENIFANSHELKGKQKENVENFKEQGLLSKKLATILLDVPIDFNEEVLRVEQPSKELLEPLFAELEFRTIGRRVFGEQFVVAGGQALQNPNLQTDLFGNPVGAAPVTIQRQEVEVEQKESALSGFKTIANTPHKYEIADTPEKRRVLLASLSVQKTFAFDTETTGTDANNSELVGLSFSWKQGEGFYVPIPENQQEAQVIVNEFKPVLENPEIEKIGQNIKYDILIMKWYGVEVQGPLFDTMLAHYLIDADTRHNMDFLSESYLNYSPISITELIGKKGKGQDNMRNVSVEKAGEYAAEDADITFQLKEVFEPLLPSLNAGKLALEVENPLVYVLADMEKEGIRLDKQGLADYSKELESDISRLEKQIYEKAGLRFNIASPKQLGEVLFEKLQLDPKAKKTKTGQYQTGEDVLTALASKHEMVQDVLDFRQLQKLKSTYVDALPLMINPKTGRVHTSFNQAVAATGRLSSNNPNLQNIPIRTEKGREVRRAFIAKNDDYVLLSADYSQIELRIIAEISKDEGMMDAFIQGYDIHRATAAKVYGVTLDEVNSDQRRNAKAVNFGIIYGQSAFGLSQSLGIPRKEASEIIEQYFNQYPGIKKYMSDMGQFARENGYVETILGRRRYLRDINSANAMVRGFAERNAINAPIQGSAADMIKVAMINIHKELKSMKVDTRMILQVHDELVFDVPKTEIEKVRPVIEDLMKSAIKMQVPILVESGIGQNWLEAH